Genomic DNA from Candidatus Cloacimonadota bacterium:
ATTATTTTTTGTATAATCCTTCTGAACATTAATTTCTTGAGGAACGTTCATAATTATGGAGACTTTCTCTCTGTTTTTTCTTCCTTTTATATATTGTATACGCGCTTCATCACAGATAAGTATCTCGTCTGCAAAATACATAAATAAATTATCAATCGATCGAATGAATCCAATCATAAACCGATTTTTCAGTCCAAGAGTATATGCAAAAGAATCACGTATATCATATATGATTCTATACTTATTAAAAGTTTTTAATAACATTGGGATAAATGCTGAATCAAGATTACTTGGTTGTATAATGCATGCTGAGGTATTAAGGATACTTTTTAATAAGAATAAAAACCACCCAAGGATTTTAGTTACTTTGTTCCCAGACTTTGACCTATACGCATGTATATTATCATCAGCGTTCCCATTTCCTGTCCTATCCCAGTATACTACTTCATGTTTGAAGTTGATTTCATTGAGCACAGTGATCATTCTTGGTATACGTGGAGGGATTTGATAATTCAGCGAACGAATAAAAAGAACTTTGTTACTCTGCATTTGTCTTTCTATAATTCAGGAAATACTTGAATATGAAGAGAGAAATAAATATCTCAAAGAAATAGGTGAAACCACCAACAAATTCGTTAAAATAACAATTCATTACAAAGTAAAGCAAAAAGATCACATACAGGAAAACAGATAGCGGTTCATGTGCAACTTTAAGAAATGAGCAATAGATTTTCTTATATAAGAATCCGATAAGACACATGACAAGTAGTGAAACTATCAACCCAAAGTTCATATACAACTCACCGAACATCGTAGGTGTGTACGAAACTGAGAATTTTCTATTCAAACTCCATTTTCCTGGCTCGATAGCGTTTGCAATAATGGGACCTGCACCGGTTGGTTTCCCCGGAAATACACTCCGTGGAATTGGCATAGCAAGGAACGCAAGGTATGTTTTTCCATAAAGATGACTAAACCATTTCGGGTATCGCTCGTAAATACTAATCTGTGTATCCATATGACCAAAATCTTTTGTGAACATATATTTCAGTGTTTCGCCGGTTCTTTCCTGGATGAGATCTCGATTATTCTGGAAGAAATTGTTCATATCTGAAAAATCAGCAGATCGAATTATGCCAAGTGAAAAAATAATAACAATAGCTCCAACCATAAGAATAATTGTATTAGCATTCACAAATTTTTTCTTTTTTATCAACTTAGATGAAACAAATATTGTTGCAAACAATAGTATTAATCGTAATCGTGTTGCCGAAATCAGAAGGAACGCTGATCCTAAAATAAGAGGTGGAAGAAGAACCCATAAATTGAGTTTCTTTTTTTTCGAATAATAATATACAAAAACTCCATAAGCACATACAATCATAAGATTAGCAAGAAGTGAATAATAACCAGTACCAGAACGGAGAAGTATTCTCGATGAAATATACTGAAAATATAACGTTAAATAATCAAGGTTTTTATACAACAGAACAATACCTGTAATACCAAGTAAGAAGAGAAGCAAAAGATAAATTGGTGATATATCTTTTTTGGTTTGTTCAAATTTGGGAGACAGGATACGCATAATTCCGGTAATACTCTTATTCCCTATGAGTTTATAGCCGGCAATAAGTGAGTACAAACCCAGGTTAGCAAAAATTAACGCTTTCAATAAAACCGGATCCATCTCTAATGGGAAAAAATGATGGCCTCGATAAAAGTTAGTCAATGTAAATACAATAGGAGAGATATTAAAAGAAAAAATGTGAGGAATAAGCACGAATATCAATGGATTGACAGGACGCTGATGCGCCTCTCTAATTAAAAGAGTGATATTAATGCCGAGAAAAAGTAACGATAACAATATTATATACGTTTGCATATTTTCTTTATTGAGACATACTTCAGCGCAATATAAGACATTATTATCAATAGACTGAAGACTACAAAATTTACGACAATGTTCATATATTCATTATCAATGAAGATAAATTTTTGAATTGCAAACGAGAGAATGAGAGAAATAAGTAATACAACAACGATTTCCTTATAAATAAATATTTCTCTGATTTTTTTATTGCATACTTTCCCGACTTTACGAAAATACAATATGTCCATAAATACCGTTACTGTAAGAGTAGTAATTGGAGCAAAATATATCGAAATAAATCGGACAAGAATATATGTTAAAATTACATTTATAATTGCAGCAATCATACCTATCTTGAAATAATACCCCTGTTCGTCAGTTGCCATTAGTATTCCAGAAAATATATATACTCTTAGCGGAATGAAGAAAAGGTAAAGAAGAAATATTCCTGTGCTTTT
This window encodes:
- a CDS encoding oligosaccharide repeat unit polymerase produces the protein MDPVLLKALIFANLGLYSLIAGYKLIGNKSITGIMRILSPKFEQTKKDISPIYLLLLFLLGITGIVLLYKNLDYLTLYFQYISSRILLRSGTGYYSLLANLMIVCAYGVFVYYYSKKKKLNLWVLLPPLILGSAFLLISATRLRLILLFATIFVSSKLIKKKKFVNANTIILMVGAIVIIFSLGIIRSADFSDMNNFFQNNRDLIQERTGETLKYMFTKDFGHMDTQISIYERYPKWFSHLYGKTYLAFLAMPIPRSVFPGKPTGAGPIIANAIEPGKWSLNRKFSVSYTPTMFGELYMNFGLIVSLLVMCLIGFLYKKIYCSFLKVAHEPLSVFLYVIFLLYFVMNCYFNEFVGGFTYFFEIFISLFIFKYFLNYRKTNAE